The following proteins are encoded in a genomic region of Fervidobacterium pennivorans DSM 9078:
- a CDS encoding carbohydrate ABC transporter permease, which yields MKMSKNKEKKFRVSYYKTFKEPATKTIIYVVLIGIGYAYLYPLLYMITSSFMSVEDLVNPTVVWIPTKFTLDNFVRAWKVLEMPKALWNSVYTSAIPALAQSLITALIAYGLSRFEFPLKRFWIVLMLATFLIPTQVTLVTKYVLFSTLRLTDTIFATFLPAIFGQGIRSAIFILLYLNFFNMLPKAIDEAAEIDGANTFQIFYKIILPLSLPAIVTTFIFSLVWYWNETLLSGLLLGNKIKTLPLELRDFVVRYAVMFPTADGSAANRINEGIRMAATMITILPLLITYLFLQRQFVESLERTGITGE from the coding sequence ATGAAAATGTCAAAGAATAAAGAAAAGAAATTCCGCGTTTCTTATTACAAGACATTCAAAGAGCCTGCGACGAAAACCATAATATATGTTGTTTTAATAGGCATTGGTTATGCTTACCTTTACCCATTGCTATACATGATTACTTCATCCTTTATGAGTGTTGAAGATTTGGTAAATCCAACAGTTGTTTGGATACCAACTAAATTTACTCTTGACAACTTTGTTAGGGCTTGGAAAGTGTTGGAAATGCCCAAGGCGTTGTGGAACAGTGTTTATACATCAGCTATACCCGCACTGGCACAGAGTTTGATAACAGCCCTCATTGCGTATGGTCTCTCGCGTTTTGAATTTCCACTCAAAAGATTCTGGATTGTTTTAATGCTTGCAACGTTCTTAATACCAACGCAAGTTACTCTGGTCACAAAATACGTGTTGTTTAGCACACTCAGGTTGACTGATACTATCTTTGCAACATTCTTACCGGCGATTTTTGGACAGGGTATTAGAAGTGCTATATTCATACTACTTTATCTCAACTTCTTCAACATGCTACCAAAAGCAATCGACGAGGCGGCTGAAATTGATGGTGCTAATACATTCCAAATCTTTTACAAAATCATACTTCCACTTTCTTTGCCTGCAATCGTGACAACGTTTATCTTCTCATTGGTTTGGTATTGGAATGAAACCTTGCTATCTGGGCTTTTGCTTGGAAATAAGATTAAAACTCTACCTTTGGAACTCAGAGACTTCGTTGTGAGATACGCTGTCATGTTTCCAACCGCCGATGGTAGTGCGGCAAACAGAATTAACGAGGGTATAAGAATGGCAGCAACTATGATAACAATTCTTCCACTATTGATAACTTACTTGTTCCTCCAAAGGCAATTTGTTGAAAGTCTTGAGCGAACGGGAATCACTGGTGAATAA
- a CDS encoding carbohydrate ABC transporter permease, with the protein MRRSTRKALTGYMYILPWIIGFAVFTAYPFFYSLYLSFFNVNFTVDGIEATFVGWKYYIYAFRTDPAFPINFWNTILNIVLSTPLIIIFSLIVAILLNRKLVARTFFRLLYFLPVVIVSGPVVAELVANNAASIVDPRKYFIYRFFQMIPNTISYPFLYMFNNLVLILWFSGVQIIFFLAGLQKISNSIYEAAQIDGANDWVIFWKITLPLIKPFVLVNTIYTIVDLASFANNAVNTSITQHMFDIDKPYSYSAALSWIYFAAVMLILGIAYLLLRERRKTRI; encoded by the coding sequence ATGAGGAGAAGCACAAGAAAAGCGCTTACCGGTTACATGTACATATTGCCGTGGATAATAGGTTTCGCCGTTTTCACAGCGTATCCGTTCTTTTACTCGCTCTACTTGAGTTTCTTCAACGTAAATTTTACGGTTGATGGAATTGAAGCCACATTTGTTGGATGGAAGTACTATATCTACGCCTTCAGAACAGACCCAGCATTCCCGATAAATTTCTGGAACACGATACTTAATATCGTGTTATCAACACCCTTAATTATCATATTCTCATTGATAGTTGCAATACTACTCAATAGAAAACTTGTAGCAAGGACATTCTTTAGGCTGCTTTATTTCTTGCCAGTTGTCATTGTAAGTGGTCCTGTCGTGGCGGAGCTTGTCGCAAACAATGCGGCAAGTATAGTTGACCCAAGAAAATACTTCATATACAGATTCTTTCAAATGATACCAAACACGATAAGTTACCCGTTCTTATACATGTTCAATAACTTGGTGTTGATTCTCTGGTTCTCAGGTGTTCAGATTATATTCTTTCTCGCAGGGTTACAGAAGATAAGCAACAGCATATACGAGGCTGCTCAGATAGATGGAGCAAACGACTGGGTTATCTTTTGGAAGATAACACTACCCCTTATAAAACCATTTGTCTTGGTGAACACGATTTATACCATTGTTGACCTTGCTTCATTCGCAAACAACGCAGTTAATACAAGTATAACTCAACATATGTTTGACATAGACAAGCCGTACTCATACTCCGCTGCCTTATCTTGGATATACTTTGCAGCAGTTATGCTGATTCTTGGTATCGCGTATCTGTTGTTACGCGAAAGGAGGAAGACAAGGATATGA
- a CDS encoding DUF5696 domain-containing protein, with product MQDKQHKRFKDVLRRNKSFVSTFILVILFMFSCPLFAQTVGNDYLSNRFTRPEVTALVKSPFTLEGYTKISESSYLELWMDLKTTSVRVVDKRSGYIWGDVLETTDAYNEMNTTYQLIAKSLVLLEYFDERGISNVIGSGEENVKKHWKRIDNGVVYSLYFEPLEIAFDVRITLKDDTVKFELPQSTIKEGKKFTIASVMFTPFLGSTIADEVNGYAFVPDGPGALIRFSKPAHYLNWFEKRVYGKDYAIENLVTINDLRARRPNDFLREEPSALIPVFGIVHGVNQNALFGVITSGQEYSAIVSYPSGILSKYNWTSAKFIYRQKYLQPTTRSGAGIQVAQKNRNKFDAVLEISFLTGSSANYVGMAKYYREKFANELFGNKNMSTTQLNSKTVEDIPLYVSIIASDIEKMLIGHKVITISSVEQIKQILNELISKGISNIVLLIEGWQDGGIHGNKVGRFGLEKKVGDFKELLRYIVEFNTKNKDNGKRVELFFVDNVTKVTEKQLNIRKEVGLNLSQSIISEERDNKDLWLYKSYYVRIDLASRYLLTRASKLSQLGFKNVAVREYANKLYGNLKIGSEIYRSEAKQIVEKTLNDIASKMGNVILFEPNDYTWKYSTTIGAIPMNSSQYLFETDTVPFLQIVLSGRLDYFTPYMNNGFFSKMDVLKAIDYGAYPSFLVSWLDNASLKDTPLWDYPSTRYEDWKTKIVEIYNTVNSALKYVKGSTITDRIVIKPGVVKVTYSNGYEIYINYTNEEFKDSLVVVPAESFKVVKSNNSTNGVGSK from the coding sequence GTGCAAGATAAACAACACAAAAGATTCAAAGATGTTCTCAGAAGAAATAAATCTTTTGTATCAACGTTCATTCTTGTTATTTTGTTTATGTTCTCCTGCCCTCTTTTTGCGCAAACAGTCGGAAATGATTATCTTTCAAACAGGTTTACAAGACCTGAGGTAACCGCACTCGTCAAATCACCGTTCACACTTGAAGGGTATACTAAGATATCTGAGAGTAGCTATTTGGAACTATGGATGGATTTAAAAACTACTTCGGTGCGGGTTGTTGACAAAAGGTCTGGATACATATGGGGAGATGTTTTAGAAACAACTGATGCTTACAACGAGATGAACACTACGTACCAACTTATAGCAAAGTCTCTTGTGCTCTTGGAGTATTTTGATGAGCGTGGTATATCAAATGTGATAGGCTCAGGAGAAGAAAATGTTAAAAAGCATTGGAAAAGAATCGATAACGGGGTTGTTTATTCCCTTTATTTTGAGCCACTTGAGATAGCTTTCGATGTACGTATAACCCTCAAGGATGATACTGTAAAATTCGAGTTGCCTCAAAGCACTATAAAAGAAGGGAAGAAATTTACAATAGCATCTGTAATGTTTACACCCTTCTTAGGAAGCACAATAGCTGATGAAGTCAACGGATATGCATTCGTCCCAGATGGTCCGGGTGCACTGATTAGGTTTTCAAAACCAGCTCATTATCTGAATTGGTTTGAGAAAAGGGTTTACGGTAAGGACTACGCTATTGAAAACTTGGTAACAATCAACGACCTGAGAGCAAGAAGGCCAAATGACTTTTTAAGAGAAGAGCCAAGCGCGCTTATTCCGGTATTTGGTATAGTTCATGGGGTAAATCAAAACGCACTCTTTGGAGTTATCACCTCTGGACAAGAATATAGCGCTATAGTTTCGTATCCAAGTGGTATTTTAAGTAAATATAACTGGACATCCGCAAAATTCATCTACAGGCAGAAATATCTCCAACCGACAACAAGAAGCGGTGCAGGAATACAAGTTGCTCAAAAGAATCGGAATAAGTTCGACGCTGTACTTGAAATTTCTTTTCTCACAGGTTCATCGGCAAACTATGTAGGTATGGCTAAGTATTACAGAGAAAAGTTCGCCAATGAATTATTCGGGAACAAAAATATGTCCACTACACAACTCAACTCAAAAACAGTTGAAGATATACCCCTTTACGTAAGCATCATTGCCTCAGACATCGAAAAGATGCTGATAGGTCATAAAGTCATAACTATCTCTTCTGTAGAGCAAATTAAACAAATCCTCAACGAACTAATAAGCAAAGGTATCAGCAACATTGTGCTTTTAATTGAAGGCTGGCAAGATGGGGGAATCCACGGGAACAAAGTAGGAAGGTTTGGATTGGAAAAGAAGGTCGGTGATTTCAAGGAACTCTTGAGGTATATTGTTGAGTTCAACACAAAAAACAAAGACAATGGTAAAAGAGTTGAACTATTTTTTGTTGACAACGTGACAAAGGTAACTGAAAAACAACTGAACATTAGAAAAGAAGTTGGTTTGAATCTTTCGCAATCCATAATCTCTGAGGAAAGGGATAACAAAGACCTTTGGCTATACAAAAGCTACTATGTAAGAATAGACCTTGCCTCAAGATATCTTTTAACGCGTGCATCAAAACTTTCTCAACTTGGTTTTAAAAATGTTGCTGTTAGAGAATATGCGAACAAACTCTATGGTAATCTCAAGATAGGCTCGGAAATATACCGTTCGGAAGCTAAGCAAATTGTCGAGAAGACACTGAACGATATAGCCTCGAAAATGGGCAACGTAATTCTATTCGAACCAAACGATTATACATGGAAGTATTCTACAACTATTGGAGCCATTCCAATGAACTCCAGTCAGTATCTTTTCGAAACAGATACCGTCCCCTTCCTACAAATCGTGTTAAGTGGTAGACTAGATTACTTCACACCATATATGAACAATGGGTTCTTCTCAAAGATGGATGTTCTAAAAGCTATAGATTACGGTGCTTATCCTTCGTTCTTAGTATCTTGGCTTGATAACGCATCTCTGAAGGACACACCGTTATGGGATTACCCATCAACTCGGTACGAAGATTGGAAAACTAAGATTGTGGAAATCTATAATACAGTCAACAGTGCCCTCAAATATGTAAAAGGTTCAACTATAACAGATCGTATTGTGATAAAGCCGGGAGTGGTGAAAGTAACATACAGTAACGGATATGAGATATACATCAATTACACAAACGAAGAATTTAAAGATAGTTTAGTGGTTGTACCTGCCGAATCATTCAAAGTTGTTAAATCCAACAATTCTACAAATGGAGTTGGTTCCAAATGA
- a CDS encoding YIP1 family protein yields MGSKNKKNKSRLRNASILFGILFGLFMLYNQLFAINSAFLTYTISGKNEWKITQDAYVVSEVLFKDLDLYYPEDIFIKDNKMYIADSGNARIVVFDMVTREATYVGDMSLFQPTGVFVDDTYIYVADPGTSEVVIFDKSGNEIRRLGRPTNPLFGETANFKPKKLVVDKRGNFYIVSEGTFEGIIQLDQNGEFLGYFGANTVGITLLDKFIDIFYTKEQKEKFLNRIPKPYTNITIDTKGLIYTVTQKEHGNAIKKHNTIGLNILPPSKERRMVDEPNFIDITVDTHGRMFALTETGLIYEYDSEGNLLVSFGGRAIATERNGLFTVASAIAVDDEGKVYVLDKERGLVHVFNPTQYIRTLHKALEFYSQGKYLESKKLWEEVMIYDGYSKIAHYGLGKAYFQEGNYRAAAEEFKKAYARRDYSDAYWEIRNEFLQKNAGTILLVFIILIILFVVFDELSKRGLIKKRATIKSKLLSDILYIKNILRHPLDTFYYIQRKKHGSVFSATIIYVLFFLVVQFDYFGRSFIFNLNVQDRSVGFVLLASVAPTMLWVFANYLVSSINDGRGTLRDIYIFTAYSFAPYILFQPLVILLTYILTYNEAFIVSFASMILIAWSAVLLFTGVKEIHDYGIRDTVKSILLTLVWIFVIILVYSIVYMLWDQLVQTLYAIVQEVLYRAR; encoded by the coding sequence GTGGGAAGCAAGAACAAAAAGAACAAATCAAGATTAAGAAACGCTAGTATTCTTTTTGGAATTTTGTTTGGACTTTTTATGTTATACAATCAACTCTTTGCCATTAATAGTGCGTTCCTCACTTACACAATATCAGGTAAAAACGAATGGAAAATAACTCAAGATGCATACGTTGTGAGTGAGGTGCTCTTCAAGGATTTAGACCTCTACTACCCCGAAGATATCTTTATAAAGGACAATAAAATGTACATTGCTGATTCAGGCAATGCGAGAATTGTTGTTTTCGATATGGTAACCAGGGAAGCAACTTACGTGGGTGATATGTCTTTATTCCAACCGACAGGAGTATTCGTTGATGACACATACATTTATGTAGCTGACCCTGGCACATCGGAAGTTGTAATATTCGATAAATCTGGTAACGAAATAAGAAGGTTGGGTAGACCTACAAATCCGTTATTCGGAGAGACTGCAAATTTTAAACCCAAAAAGCTTGTTGTCGATAAGAGAGGTAACTTTTACATTGTCAGTGAGGGCACATTCGAAGGTATCATACAACTCGACCAAAATGGTGAGTTTCTCGGTTACTTTGGTGCGAATACCGTTGGAATAACGCTTCTGGACAAATTCATAGACATATTCTACACTAAAGAACAAAAAGAGAAGTTCCTGAATAGGATTCCAAAACCTTATACAAATATTACAATAGATACCAAAGGACTTATCTACACAGTAACTCAGAAAGAGCATGGAAATGCTATTAAAAAGCACAATACAATAGGTTTAAATATACTCCCTCCATCTAAAGAACGTAGGATGGTTGACGAACCCAACTTCATAGATATCACCGTAGATACACATGGAAGGATGTTCGCATTAACTGAGACAGGACTCATATACGAATATGATTCTGAAGGTAACTTGTTAGTTTCTTTCGGTGGTCGTGCTATTGCCACAGAAAGAAATGGCTTGTTTACCGTAGCCTCTGCAATTGCTGTTGATGATGAAGGTAAGGTTTACGTTCTTGACAAAGAGCGAGGACTTGTCCACGTTTTCAATCCTACTCAATATATTCGCACTTTGCACAAAGCACTCGAATTTTATTCTCAGGGAAAATATCTCGAAAGCAAAAAACTCTGGGAAGAAGTTATGATATACGATGGTTATTCCAAAATTGCCCATTACGGACTTGGAAAAGCATATTTCCAAGAAGGAAATTACAGAGCTGCAGCAGAGGAATTTAAAAAGGCTTATGCGAGAAGAGATTATTCAGATGCATATTGGGAAATTAGAAACGAATTCTTACAAAAGAATGCAGGGACCATTTTGCTAGTGTTTATAATCCTAATAATTCTTTTCGTAGTATTTGACGAGCTGTCAAAACGTGGGTTAATCAAAAAAAGAGCAACAATTAAGTCTAAGCTACTAAGTGATATACTCTACATTAAAAACATATTGAGGCACCCACTTGATACGTTCTATTACATTCAAAGGAAAAAACATGGGTCTGTGTTTTCAGCCACTATCATTTATGTACTATTCTTCTTGGTGGTACAATTTGATTATTTCGGTAGAAGTTTCATCTTTAATTTAAACGTCCAAGATAGGTCCGTTGGATTTGTTCTACTTGCCAGTGTAGCTCCAACGATGTTATGGGTTTTTGCAAACTACTTAGTTAGCTCCATTAACGACGGTCGTGGAACATTAAGGGACATTTATATATTCACAGCGTACAGTTTTGCCCCTTACATTCTTTTCCAGCCGCTTGTAATATTGCTTACTTACATACTCACCTATAACGAGGCGTTCATAGTATCTTTTGCCTCGATGATTCTCATAGCCTGGTCTGCTGTTCTACTTTTCACTGGTGTCAAAGAAATCCATGATTACGGTATTAGAGATACGGTAAAAAGCATATTACTCACTTTAGTCTGGATATTCGTAATAATACTTGTCTACTCCATAGTCTACATGCTCTGGGACCAACTTGTTCAAACACTCTACGCAATTGTCCAGGAGGTGCTCTACCGTGCAAGATAA
- a CDS encoding carbohydrate ABC transporter permease yields the protein MAKFTTKTNPKYFHKSQLKFYFILAPIAIFMLLPIIFIFSQAFKPVDELFLYPPRFFVRRPTLANFYELFQITRASTIPVSRYLMNSILTAFFTVLFTIIISVFAGYALSKKQFKTKNLLFTINNLALMFVPIAVIIPRYLIVQKLGLIDTFVINILSLLAMPIGVFLVKQFIDQIPDALIDAALVDGANDFHIIFNIIMPLLKPAISTVGILAFQVAWNSAEASTYYINNENLKTFAFYVSNLTQTTGNTVAGQGIAAAAGLIMFVPNLVLFIIMQSRVMNTMAYSGLK from the coding sequence ATGGCAAAGTTCACCACAAAAACAAATCCGAAATATTTCCATAAAAGTCAGCTGAAATTCTACTTTATCTTAGCACCAATAGCTATTTTCATGCTGTTGCCAATAATCTTCATCTTTTCACAAGCGTTCAAGCCTGTCGATGAATTATTCCTTTATCCTCCAAGGTTTTTCGTTAGAAGACCAACGCTGGCTAACTTCTATGAATTATTCCAAATCACGCGGGCTTCAACGATACCTGTATCTAGGTATCTAATGAATAGCATATTGACCGCTTTCTTTACAGTGCTTTTTACAATAATCATCTCGGTTTTTGCGGGATATGCGCTCTCTAAGAAGCAATTTAAAACCAAAAATTTGCTGTTTACGATAAATAATCTTGCACTCATGTTTGTTCCCATTGCTGTTATTATTCCAAGGTATTTAATAGTTCAAAAGCTTGGACTTATAGACACATTTGTAATTAATATTCTCTCGCTTTTGGCAATGCCGATTGGTGTCTTTCTTGTAAAGCAGTTTATAGACCAAATCCCGGACGCACTTATCGATGCGGCTCTCGTTGATGGAGCAAATGATTTCCATATAATCTTCAATATAATAATGCCACTTTTAAAACCAGCTATATCAACAGTAGGCATTTTGGCATTTCAAGTTGCTTGGAATAGTGCAGAGGCGTCGACTTACTACATAAATAACGAAAATCTTAAAACATTCGCATTTTATGTTTCCAACCTTACCCAAACAACGGGTAACACAGTGGCTGGTCAAGGAATAGCTGCTGCGGCTGGCTTAATAATGTTCGTGCCTAATTTGGTACTTTTCATAATTATGCAATCAAGGGTTATGAATACGATGGCTTACAGTGGTTTGAAATAA
- a CDS encoding carbohydrate ABC transporter permease: MRISSKKDRGHWLLLSPYLILFIVFIALPVVVAIYLSFTYFNAIEKPKWIGIQNYITLITRDTLFMQKVLPNTIKYALIVGVGGYILSFILAWLVAQLTRIPRTIFALIIYSPSLTAGVTMSVIWRVLFNGDQQGYLNALLLKLGLIDKPVQWLQSPQHLMDIMILVSLWSSMGVGFLAMLAGILNVDEQLYEAAYIDGIKNRLQEIIYVTIPAMKPQMLFGAVMSIVNTFTSAGIGVALSGSNPTPQYAGQLIVNHIEDYGFLRYEMGYAAALSVVLLLIIWFFSRIAWRLFGERY; encoded by the coding sequence ATGAGAATAAGTTCAAAAAAAGACCGTGGACATTGGCTTTTGTTGTCACCATATTTGATTTTATTCATTGTATTCATAGCATTACCAGTTGTTGTCGCTATATACCTTTCGTTTACCTATTTCAACGCAATTGAAAAACCTAAGTGGATAGGTATACAAAACTACATCACACTCATCACACGGGACACACTCTTCATGCAAAAGGTTTTACCAAACACTATAAAATACGCTTTGATTGTTGGTGTTGGTGGATACATCCTTTCATTCATATTAGCCTGGCTTGTCGCTCAACTTACTAGGATACCGAGAACAATATTCGCTTTGATAATTTATTCTCCTTCTCTAACAGCAGGTGTCACGATGTCTGTAATTTGGCGGGTACTTTTCAACGGTGACCAGCAAGGGTATCTGAATGCGCTTTTACTTAAGCTTGGACTTATAGACAAACCTGTCCAGTGGTTACAATCACCACAACATTTGATGGATATTATGATTCTCGTTTCGCTTTGGAGCAGTATGGGAGTAGGATTTTTAGCGATGCTTGCGGGTATATTAAACGTCGATGAACAGCTTTACGAAGCGGCATACATAGATGGCATAAAGAACCGATTGCAAGAAATTATATACGTTACTATACCTGCAATGAAACCACAAATGCTTTTCGGAGCAGTGATGTCAATAGTAAATACATTTACTTCTGCGGGTATCGGAGTTGCACTCTCTGGCTCAAATCCAACCCCACAATACGCCGGTCAACTAATCGTAAACCACATCGAAGATTACGGTTTTCTCAGGTACGAAATGGGATACGCGGCGGCTCTCTCAGTTGTGCTACTTTTGATTATCTGGTTCTTCTCAAGAATAGCATGGCGTTTATTTGGAGAGCGCTACTAA
- a CDS encoding extracellular solute-binding protein, with protein MKKILILSGIIALIVVAVMIVFYFSGRSVYTKFVASIAELVEKSTKVSKDFVGMSSLEAYEKLSEMRFSDLDNYAVFNLDFQNPVILGNDEATTLILSVNKDGEYAVVLKYKYGTNTTSNGTLEFEVNGKTYLGILDNFTYYDFNEKIYDRYGNEIAPEQKPFEKTYMAFIKDASRISKSPLLLKLNIGDNPILVKNTRSPVTIEGLYLVPKSYLTSSKPYAEYKNLEPNISSHDYVIVIEAENLSFKSDSLISVSNEQTALVTPYEILKKRINVVDENTYKQAGQEVFWTFYVDTPGYYKIAFRYKQSLNRGIPVFRRISIDGKVPFKEFVDYPFPYTGYNWKDHVLMSEENEPFEVYLDKGLHILSLEVTTGIYEETIRFLQESVKKLQEIGLELRKLVGNNLDPNRTWNIEKYMPNAVPDLESISQNLRTEHDKLVNIVGKQGLPSIADMLVCAGIIDNILRKPEKLPFYIDVLSEGSSSIAQRLSELSMRLKEQPMGIDKVYVFQGSLEKFAYPKSTFLITAYEELQKLWLSLFNKNEAYSIYEKVDEASLRVWVNRPVQYVETLQYLTDSDFTRKTGIKVIFSIMPNEQKLVLASAANAVPDVAMSISNWIPFELAIRNALFPLSYFPDFFKFVEKNINIETLLPMVISDKVYGITETQNFYVLFYRKDIIEKLGIPIPDTWDDVKKILPELQRRGMNFSIPMCEQTTKYFNTTAPFFFQNKARLYTKDGMKTAINEENSVKAFELMTELFAIYGIPEQVASFYNSFRYGRIPIGVGDFGLYVTLLNAADEIYGLWDIAPSPGVKDENGQVLRYQVAGDRAIVIFANSDKKEKAWEFIKWWMSKDTQVKFARMMVNRYGPTYLWNTANIEAFKELDFIDERHKRVILEQWRWIREVQRHPGGYMVEREVSNIWNSVVIEGKPLRTSIDRSVILINRELERKLTEFGYIVNGKKVKDYKMYDSMEEFLKTVVNRGETE; from the coding sequence GTGAAAAAAATTCTCATCTTGTCTGGGATAATAGCCTTAATTGTTGTTGCTGTTATGATAGTCTTTTATTTTTCAGGTAGAAGCGTTTATACAAAATTCGTTGCTTCTATAGCTGAGTTGGTAGAGAAATCCACAAAGGTATCGAAAGATTTTGTTGGTATGTCTAGTTTGGAAGCTTATGAAAAGCTTTCTGAAATGAGATTTTCAGATTTAGATAATTACGCTGTTTTTAATTTGGACTTCCAAAATCCTGTTATTCTTGGAAACGATGAAGCAACAACGCTGATTCTTTCTGTTAATAAAGATGGTGAGTACGCTGTCGTGCTTAAATACAAATACGGTACTAACACAACAAGTAACGGAACTTTAGAGTTTGAGGTAAATGGAAAAACTTATCTGGGGATTCTGGATAACTTCACTTACTATGATTTCAATGAAAAGATTTACGATAGATATGGTAACGAAATAGCACCCGAGCAAAAACCTTTTGAAAAAACCTACATGGCATTTATCAAAGATGCAAGCAGAATTTCCAAAAGTCCTCTCTTATTGAAACTAAACATAGGTGATAATCCTATCTTGGTTAAAAATACCCGTTCACCAGTAACTATAGAGGGGCTTTATTTGGTTCCAAAATCTTACCTTACCAGTAGCAAGCCTTATGCGGAATACAAAAATTTAGAGCCTAATATTTCAAGTCACGATTACGTTATAGTCATTGAGGCTGAAAATCTGTCATTCAAGTCTGATTCACTAATATCTGTAAGCAACGAGCAAACCGCTTTGGTAACGCCTTACGAAATTCTTAAAAAAAGGATTAACGTTGTCGATGAGAATACTTATAAACAGGCCGGGCAAGAGGTTTTTTGGACTTTCTATGTAGACACCCCTGGTTATTACAAAATAGCCTTCAGGTACAAACAATCACTGAATAGAGGTATTCCTGTCTTCAGGAGAATTTCTATAGATGGCAAAGTCCCGTTCAAAGAATTTGTAGATTACCCATTCCCCTACACTGGTTACAACTGGAAAGACCACGTATTAATGAGCGAAGAAAATGAACCTTTCGAAGTTTATCTTGATAAGGGACTACATATCCTCTCGTTGGAAGTTACCACAGGAATATATGAGGAAACTATCCGATTTCTTCAAGAAAGCGTGAAAAAACTGCAAGAAATAGGTTTAGAGCTGAGAAAACTCGTTGGAAACAATTTAGACCCAAACCGAACATGGAATATTGAAAAATACATGCCGAACGCTGTACCAGATTTGGAAAGTATCTCACAGAACCTGAGAACCGAACATGACAAGTTAGTCAATATTGTGGGTAAACAAGGGCTACCATCGATTGCAGACATGCTCGTATGTGCTGGAATAATAGATAACATCCTCAGGAAACCTGAAAAATTGCCATTCTATATAGATGTCCTTAGTGAGGGATCTTCTTCCATCGCTCAAAGACTTTCCGAACTCTCGATGAGATTAAAAGAACAGCCAATGGGTATCGACAAAGTCTACGTTTTTCAAGGAAGTCTTGAAAAGTTCGCTTATCCGAAATCCACGTTTTTGATAACCGCTTACGAAGAACTTCAAAAGTTATGGCTATCCTTGTTCAACAAAAATGAAGCTTATTCCATATACGAGAAGGTTGATGAAGCAAGTTTGAGAGTATGGGTAAATAGACCCGTACAATACGTTGAGACATTGCAGTATTTAACAGATAGTGACTTCACAAGAAAAACAGGTATCAAAGTGATTTTCTCTATCATGCCCAATGAACAGAAACTCGTTTTAGCAAGTGCTGCAAATGCAGTTCCAGACGTTGCTATGAGTATCAGCAATTGGATACCGTTTGAACTTGCAATAAGGAATGCTCTCTTCCCACTTTCATATTTTCCTGACTTCTTCAAATTTGTAGAAAAAAACATTAACATTGAAACACTATTACCGATGGTTATTAGTGATAAGGTGTATGGAATAACAGAAACACAGAACTTCTATGTACTTTTCTACCGAAAAGACATTATCGAGAAACTGGGTATACCGATACCAGATACTTGGGACGATGTAAAGAAGATACTTCCTGAGCTCCAAAGACGAGGAATGAATTTCTCTATCCCGATGTGTGAACAAACAACGAAGTACTTCAACACAACGGCTCCTTTCTTCTTCCAGAATAAAGCAAGGCTTTATACAAAGGATGGCATGAAAACAGCTATAAACGAGGAAAATTCAGTGAAGGCGTTTGAACTAATGACCGAACTTTTCGCGATATACGGAATTCCAGAACAAGTTGCAAGTTTTTACAACTCGTTTAGATACGGCCGTATCCCAATAGGTGTTGGTGACTTCGGATTGTATGTAACTCTATTAAACGCTGCTGACGAAATTTATGGGCTGTGGGATATAGCTCCTTCACCAGGAGTCAAGGACGAGAACGGACAAGTTCTTAGATACCAAGTTGCAGGTGATAGAGCTATTGTTATCTTCGCAAATTCGGATAAGAAGGAAAAGGCTTGGGAATTCATCAAGTGGTGGATGTCTAAAGACACGCAAGTCAAATTCGCGAGGATGATGGTCAACAGGTATGGTCCAACTTACCTTTGGAACACAGCCAATATAGAGGCATTCAAAGAACTCGATTTTATCGATGAAAGACACAAGAGAGTCATACTCGAACAGTGGAGATGGATTAGAGAAGTCCAAAGACATCCGGGCGGTTATATGGTTGAAAGAGAAGTAAGCAATATATGGAACAGTGTTGTAATTGAGGGTAAACCTCTTCGAACATCGATTGATAGGTCCGTGATACTTATAAACAGAGAGCTGGAAAGAAAACTTACAGAGTTTGGTTACATAGTCAATGGAAAGAAGGTTAAAGATTACAAGATGTATGACAGTATGGAAGAATTCCTAAAGACTGTGGTAAATCGAGGTGAAACAGAATGA